The genomic region taaaattttaaaagggataatatttatataccaaatataaatactaaaaattttgggggaagacaaaggttaaaaatgtaaatagaagccaaaagcactttttagCATATGgagaagttaaaaaaaatgctttttttaagttgaaaatttttctgAGATAATGTCTGTTCTTTATTACTTTTCaagaaaaaacatttttacatgCAAAAGCTCATCTGAAAAGTAATAAAGAACGCATCCTTAGTATCCTACACACCTGTTCTATCATTAAGcactcatattatttatttctctaatttttcaatcatggtagATGTGTCCAGCTATGATCAGCTTTGTCAGCATGCAAATGGAGAGTTCAAACACCTATTCCTTTGTGGTTGATAATGTGTTGGTGAATAAATTTGTCAAATCATTGCTCTAATAaatttgttagatttttatatatatattttcaatattatatttttatattttttttcattttatctctgttaatatgaattatatatctCAGATTATCTTTATATAAGATAGttaactttttatttacttatttatagaggtaaatcacaaattttctcgagttaataattttagtcaAACTATGAAATGTTTAGCTTGTAACCTATATAAGATAGTAAAATTTTACACTTGATGGTATATGTTGGGTGTTCATACTTTTGTTACTTTAAGCATTTtctttttgggtaaactacacctatggtcacttttgtttaccttaggttacatttcagtcacttatttttgaaatgttacgttttagtcacttacgttatcgtgttgtaacattttagtcactgagccgttaattgtcgttaatggtgtaatggtaagctgatggcacgttaaattatcatttcaaacaaaaactttaggttaaattatacaattagtccccataaatttttgttttgagcaatttaattcttttatgttcttttaactttctttcttttttttttctttttttttcattctcttatgcttctccctctgttttcctacattctttatttcttttaacataccaggaagtcgaattggtagtgaagaaagaagcatagtatgggtttatgggttttggttatagggttttggttataggcaaatgatgacaatcgacttcctacttcttttttcactaccaattcgacttcctaatatgttaaaagaaatgagaaatgtatgaaaacaaagggagaaacaaaagagaatggaaaaaaagaggaaagtttaaataacataaaaggaaaaaattaaattacttaaaaggaaaaaatatagggatcaattgtataatttaacctaaaattttgtttgatatGATGATTTAACGACGTCACTTATCACTACACCATTAACGATTTATTAATGgctaagtgactaaaatgttacaacatgataacataaatgactaaaacgtaacatttcaaatataagtgactaaaatgtaacctaaggtaaacaaaagtgaccatgggtgtaatttaccctttctTTGTTTGAAATAATATACTTGTAAATGAAGTTATTTAAGGGAAAGTGAGTGCAAATAGTTGGGCAATAGTGAGATTGTAATTATCCATGTTAGTTTTATCGAAACACTTGTTGCAAAATCAATTTAGACCTTAAATTGAAACAAAGGTAAATCAAagtgctttttcaataataattatttatattatttgtataaattttaaatattttattaaaataaattagaataaaactaactatttcaaatttttgaaaccAATAGTGACGTAAGAGATAATAAATGTGTTTATGGACCGTGCCGGGATGGGTCTaagtatattattaatatattttatgcccggaatatgagtttaaaattttgccaaagtttgtCTATATTCATAAATGGTTAACTCAAGCTCCTCTTAAACccattcatattattattttttaaaaattttaaaaatatatttatattatttaaatttaataatttaatatatttttatttattaaaaattatatgtaattatcttaacatttttaatgtttacgttatagtaatatttatatattatctgtatatttaatttttatgtgttgtAAATTacatgatataaaatattacaaactaAAGAAAGAGTCGGTCCGGACTTGGACCTTGAATATTCTCTccactatgaaaagttacaaaattaccactaaactattcaaatttgtcttattattattatcactaGTTGACTAACAGACAACttttaaatttgacataatagtaattttaactCTCAATATTATAAAGAAGCGCAAAACTCAATATAATGGAAACACcaaaaattcaagataataaatttcatattatctcattttaaaaaaatttaccccAATATTATAAAGAAgagcaaacaaacaaaaactaaattacacAATGCGTAAATATCGagagttaaatttttataatcaatattaaatttgacatattttataaatgttgagagttaaagttgttattatgcTAATTCTAAAAGCTACCATTGTTAGTCGATGGTGAccgaaaagataaaattgaatagttggataaccattttgtaactCATATTTAGGTGgccaaaatagaaatttactaatagttggatgatattttgtaacttttcatagttagatgactaaaaaagaaatttactaatagttgacTGACTACTAGTTAAATTTACCCTAATAATAATGATGTGGTAAAATCACTCGAATATAAAGGCCGGCGAAAGTAAAGCGCCCGTCCCCTAACTTTCTTtcttaaaactcaaaattaggGTTTGCTTTAACAAAATCCCTCAGCATTCTCTGCTAGATTTCCCTccttttcttcaaattttcctGCTCGGTAATTTCTCTTTGCTTTCTCTTTCTAAGTTCATGTTCACTGTTCTCGATTCTCTTCTTTGTGCTTAATGCTGATTGTttaatctctctctctctctctctctctctcttttcggTTAGCCATTTATTGAATTCGAAATTGTTGTAGGCTTactgtttttatattttgattaaattcgTTAAGCTATTCTGAAGTGATAATCCATGAACATGAAGTCTTGAAAAACAATGGAATTCGTATTTCTGTTTGtgtaaaatttcatgaatttgttGTTGAAATAGCGTCGTAAGCAATAgatttatgaaagaaataatgTTTTTGCTCCTTTGCTGGAATCTCGTATTGTATCCCTTCAATTTCTTTATATTCTCCCTTTTAGTTTAGTTCAATTTCTTATTCCTTACTTTTTGccttttgtgtttttctttcccttttgcCCTTTTGGTGAATGCATTTCCCAGATATATAATTAAACGGTAGAACTGGCCATTGTCTTTTTTTGGGGGCAATCTATTATCTAACTTTCAAGAATTTCACTTTGTTGAGCATCTGAATCCTCTTGATTATCGTTCAGAACTTTCTCTTTCTTGTCTCTATTACTATTTGTACTATTTTGTAATTCCCTTTTTTGAGAGTCATTCAAGTTGCGACTCCTGTGAAAGCCATATTATCTTCATGGCACAGATTCAAACAAAATTCTTATTCTGCAACTCCATTTGGCCTCTCATTTTTGTTTCCTCCTTTCCACATTTGGACTCTTTTCTTTTGTCAATGCTTCTGGCTTCTGTGCTTCCTTCACAGTTGCTTTGCAAGCTTGGTTTATTAGATTACATAAAATGCCAAGGACAAGGGAAGAGATTGAAGAGCAGGTGGACCTTGATGGAGACAATGATCCTGAGGAGACTATAGAGGAAGAGGTTGAATATGAAGAAATAGAGGAAGAGGAGGAAGTGGAAGTTGAGGAAGAGGTAGAAGAGGAAGtggaagtagaagaagaagaagaggacgAGGATGCTGAGCTTGTTGATTTCCAGAAAGGCTCTGATGCTAATGAGGGGATGGATGATTTTGAAAcagaggaagaaaagaaaaagatgcaTGCGGAGCTTCTTGCACTTCCTCCTCATGGGTCAGAGGTTTACCTTGGTGGCATTCCTCATGATGCTTCTGATGAGGACTTGAGGAGGTTTTGTGAATCTATAGGAGAAGTCATAGAGGTAACTTTTGCTAATTTCACAATGTCTGGCtgtattattcttattttggcTGACTAGGTCATGATTATAGGTTAGGATAATGAAGGAGAAAGATTCAGGGGAGGCCAAGGGTTATGCTTTTGTGACCTTCAGATCCAAAGAGTTGGCTTCCAAAGCTATTGAAAATCTGAATGGTTCTGAATTCAAGGTGAGAAAGAATGGTCTGCAGATTCTAGTAGGGCTTAACATTAAATACGTGCTGTTATTTGTTTGTATCCAATTTTCGTCTTCCTTTTTGCTTCCTATGAATTAAGTAGACGAATAGTGGCTTTGtttttttccaattattttCACCCCTGAAgcttttttctgttttcttgTTTACTCTTTTTGCCTTCTTCAGGGGAAGAAGATAAAATGTTCAACATCTCAAGCAAAGAATAAGTTATTTATTGGTAATGTTCCCAGAAACTGGGGGGAGGAAGATGTGAAGAAGGTTGTAAAAGATGTTGGTCCTGGAGTCAATAGTATTGAATTGTTGAAGGTTTGTGCATTAGTGCATTTGTTGTCTGTCACTTCCAGATTTTTGAGACTGATGTAATTCAATTAAAAGTTCCATGTCTTATGTGCCAATTTATATCAGCTATTGATACAATGAGCTTGACATTGATAGGATCCAATGAACCCTAGCCGAAACCGTGGATTTGTTTTCATAGAGTACTATAATCATGCATGTGCTGAATACTCAAGACAGAAAATGATGAAGCCAACATTTAAGCTTGATGATAATGCTCCAACCGTGAGTTGGGCAGACCCAAGAAGTGCAGAATCTTTTTCCAATACTCAGgttttttaatcttatttgcTGAATAATGCATTGTGGCTTTAATGCTTGGCCTTATTTGCAGAATAATGTGCACAGGGAGTTGTCTAGTCATAATGTTTGATATATTGCAGGTTAAGGCTTTGTATGTTAAGAATTTGCCAAAAGATATAACTCAGGATCGCCTAAGGAAGCTGTTTGAACATCATGGAAAGATCTTGAAAGTTGTAGTTCCACCTGCGAAAGTTGGAAAGGAGAACAGCAGATATGGTTTTGTGCATTTTGCGGAGAGGTCAAGTGCCATGAAAGCATTGAAGAACACTGAAAAATATGAGATTGATGGTAGGATATACATCTTGTACCTTACAGATTTTATTAACTTCTGTATTTTCCATGGAGATTAAGGGCATcattgatgttattttattggGTTTTCTGTTATTGAAGGTCACGTATTGGAGTGCTCTCTTGCAAAACCACAAGCGGATCAGAAGTCTGGAGCATCTGGCTCCCAGAAGTCATCTCTAGATTCAAGCTTCCCACCTCTTCTCGGATATGGTTTAGTTGGGGGAGCATATGGTGGTCTTGGGACAGGATTTGGTCCTGCTGGCTTTGGACAGGTTAGATACTTTTTTTCACTTTGTCTTCTCAGACTTCAGCCTTTTTATGCTCATTTGTAATTGGAAAAAGTTGGAAAGTGAAATAGTTGACATTTTTTTAAGGGAAACAATTCGAATGGGCTCAGATCTCTTTTAGATTGAACTTGGGTTTTTTATTTGTGAATACTGGGTGATTAATCTAAAATTGGCACATAAGTCTGCACTGGTTGTATCCTGTTATTTCTCTAATACTCCCTTCAGGAATGTAAAGGAACATTGCACTTGATAAAGAATAAGAAAGGCACCATTCTTTCctacatcaaaatttcttttcttataataaGTTTGTGAATATCCTATGGTAGACATTGTTATGCGAGTTGACCGTTAGACATTGCCTATAATAAGGTGCCACTATTAATTTTTGACCTTTTGAATGCGTGTacttgattttttgtttttctttagcaccattttataatgttttacttatatttatgttaaaatctTGCAGCCATTGATCTACGGTCAAGGTCCAACCCCTGCAGGAATGGCAATGATGCCAATGCTTTTACCTGATGGAAGGATTGGATATGTCTTGTAAGTTCTAACAATGCTTTTGTGGTGCAATTGATCATGTGAGCCTGTGCTATTGTTCTATGTGTGCATGCGTGTGTGTTTTGACATGACTGGTGCATGTGCTACCCAttcatttcttattttgtttta from Gossypium raimondii isolate GPD5lz chromosome 1, ASM2569854v1, whole genome shotgun sequence harbors:
- the LOC105786336 gene encoding heterogeneous nuclear ribonucleoprotein Q, whose protein sequence is MPRTREEIEEQVDLDGDNDPEETIEEEVEYEEIEEEEEVEVEEEVEEEVEVEEEEEDEDAELVDFQKGSDANEGMDDFETEEEKKKMHAELLALPPHGSEVYLGGIPHDASDEDLRRFCESIGEVIEVRIMKEKDSGEAKGYAFVTFRSKELASKAIENLNGSEFKGKKIKCSTSQAKNKLFIGNVPRNWGEEDVKKVVKDVGPGVNSIELLKDPMNPSRNRGFVFIEYYNHACAEYSRQKMMKPTFKLDDNAPTVSWADPRSAESFSNTQVKALYVKNLPKDITQDRLRKLFEHHGKILKVVVPPAKVGKENSRYGFVHFAERSSAMKALKNTEKYEIDGHVLECSLAKPQADQKSGASGSQKSSLDSSFPPLLGYGLVGGAYGGLGTGFGPAGFGQPLIYGQGPTPAGMAMMPMLLPDGRIGYVLQQPGVQPHTPPPQPHSSRGGASGSSSSGGRRSSNDSSRGRRRYNPY